The following proteins are co-located in the Polystyrenella longa genome:
- a CDS encoding chemotaxis protein CheW, with protein sequence MSQSTVKKNPVRGHDHSQMSSELDYENQYVSFWVDNQLLGVPVNSVQEVLNPQSIARTPKSRAEIAGLVNLRGQIVTALDLRRRLGLPPFESEQGSMNVVIRNKNEPFSLLVDEVGDVINVSRDLMKSVPPTLDARWRDVTTGVFRLDDRLFVILNIDAILSF encoded by the coding sequence ATGAGCCAATCTACTGTGAAAAAGAATCCGGTCAGAGGACACGACCACTCGCAAATGAGCAGTGAACTCGATTACGAGAATCAATACGTCTCTTTCTGGGTCGACAATCAATTACTCGGCGTGCCAGTCAACTCCGTACAGGAAGTACTGAACCCGCAAAGCATCGCTCGTACTCCCAAGTCTCGAGCAGAGATTGCCGGGCTCGTTAATCTGCGAGGTCAGATTGTCACCGCCCTCGATCTCCGACGACGTCTCGGGCTGCCTCCGTTTGAATCAGAACAGGGAAGCATGAATGTCGTCATCCGAAATAAGAACGAACCATTCAGTTTGCTGGTAGATGAAGTTGGCGATGTGATCAATGTTTCTCGTGATTTGATGAAATCCGTACCACCGACACTCGATGCCCGTTGGCGTGACGTGACGACTGGCGTATTTCGATTGGATGATCGACTGTTTGTCATTTTAAATATTGATGCCATCCTCAGTTTCTAA
- a CDS encoding glycosyltransferase family 4 protein, whose translation MPDQMRVLLLAQRFELRGRSRYTMRLCNAFTQKDIQFEVITPEAHLLSAEDIDRWHISEYRHLDLPIWGRIVQRLIERDLLDSPPDLIHVQSGSLADFGLNLADALNRPAILTIQKHLIGNEPWLRHVNRFDRVITVSQDVKRSFLKHVKYPSNCLARIHNGVPIPELNLETDLLNPTRVPVIGIVGPLEKVKGIPYFLGAAKQLVDDKYDVEFIIAGAGPEETNLRRLTKELNLTQHVTFATNLRDLSAPLKAIDIYCLPSLQQGLGTIMLEAMSMGRLVIASNVGGVDSIVRDGETGWIVPAADSQALAKKFIDALDHPDISRTIGLAGRAFVKQKFSVEPMVEKTLSLYHQVVESRADLPSSSS comes from the coding sequence ATGCCTGATCAGATGCGAGTCCTGTTGCTGGCTCAGCGATTCGAACTGCGCGGACGGTCTCGTTATACCATGCGGCTTTGCAATGCGTTCACGCAGAAAGACATCCAGTTTGAAGTGATCACCCCCGAAGCGCATCTGCTGAGTGCGGAAGACATCGATCGATGGCACATCTCGGAGTACCGTCATCTCGACTTGCCCATCTGGGGACGGATCGTACAGCGATTGATTGAACGCGACCTGCTCGATTCTCCTCCCGATCTCATTCACGTGCAATCTGGTTCGCTGGCGGACTTTGGACTCAATTTAGCCGACGCGTTGAACCGACCCGCCATTCTGACAATTCAAAAACATCTGATTGGGAATGAGCCGTGGCTGCGGCATGTGAATCGTTTTGACAGAGTCATCACCGTTAGCCAGGACGTGAAACGGAGCTTTCTAAAACACGTTAAATATCCCTCGAATTGCCTTGCCCGAATTCATAACGGTGTGCCGATCCCGGAACTCAATCTGGAGACTGACTTACTCAACCCGACACGTGTACCGGTTATCGGAATCGTGGGCCCGTTGGAAAAGGTCAAAGGGATCCCTTATTTTCTTGGTGCCGCGAAGCAACTGGTCGACGATAAGTATGACGTGGAGTTTATTATTGCCGGAGCAGGGCCAGAGGAAACGAACCTGCGGAGACTTACGAAAGAGTTGAACCTGACTCAGCATGTCACGTTTGCCACTAATCTGCGTGACCTGTCCGCCCCGTTGAAGGCGATCGACATTTACTGCCTTCCCTCCCTGCAACAGGGCCTGGGGACAATCATGCTGGAGGCGATGTCGATGGGGCGTTTGGTAATTGCCTCGAATGTGGGTGGGGTCGACAGTATTGTTCGAGATGGAGAAACGGGCTGGATTGTACCTGCCGCTGATAGTCAGGCGTTGGCGAAAAAATTTATCGATGCTCTCGATCATCCGGATATCTCTCGCACAATTGGTTTAGCGGGCCGTGCGTTTGTGAAGCAGAAATTTTCGGTCGAACCGATGGTCGAAAAAACGCTCTCTCTCTATCATCAGGTTGTTGAGTCCCGGGCTGATTTGCCCAGTAGCTCGAGCTGA
- the floA gene encoding flotillin-like protein FloA (flotillin-like protein involved in membrane lipid rafts), with protein MKLNDLLLLAQDELWDVLPIVGAIVFILFILVFFAFFLRFAGLWIQSKFTGAGIGMYSLITMWMQKVNPSIIVRCRIMMVQAGLSKMYDVSHKILAAHHLAGGNVMNVTRALIAADKAKIPLDWPTAAAIDLAGRDVLDAMRTSVYPKIIDCPDPRRTAGSLDAMAGDGIQLKARARVTVRTNINQLIGGATEETIIARVGQGIVQAIGSTPSYKTVLENPDSISHTVLNQGLEAHTSFEIVSIDIADIDVGDNIGARLMADQAEADMRVAQAKAEQKRADAFAREQEEIAHIQENRAKVVLAEAQVPKAIADAFRQKKLGLIDYLNLKNIQADTMMRNSIAGESRNTSSREDHLA; from the coding sequence ATGAAACTGAATGACTTGTTGCTGCTGGCACAAGACGAACTATGGGACGTGCTCCCTATCGTTGGTGCGATTGTCTTCATACTGTTCATTCTGGTTTTCTTCGCATTCTTCCTGCGTTTCGCTGGATTGTGGATTCAATCTAAATTCACAGGTGCTGGCATTGGGATGTACAGCCTCATCACGATGTGGATGCAGAAGGTGAACCCGAGCATCATTGTGCGATGTCGAATTATGATGGTGCAGGCCGGGCTCTCCAAAATGTACGACGTCTCGCACAAAATTCTAGCCGCTCACCATCTGGCAGGTGGGAACGTGATGAATGTAACGCGCGCGTTAATCGCTGCGGATAAAGCCAAAATTCCACTCGACTGGCCAACGGCTGCGGCCATTGACCTGGCGGGTCGAGACGTCCTCGACGCGATGAGAACGAGCGTATATCCCAAAATCATCGACTGTCCCGATCCACGACGAACTGCCGGGTCACTGGATGCGATGGCGGGTGATGGGATTCAGTTGAAAGCTCGAGCCCGTGTGACTGTGCGAACCAACATCAACCAGTTGATTGGAGGAGCGACGGAAGAAACTATTATCGCTCGCGTTGGTCAGGGGATTGTCCAGGCGATCGGTTCGACTCCTTCTTACAAGACGGTGCTTGAAAATCCAGATTCCATTTCTCACACTGTGCTCAACCAGGGGCTCGAAGCTCATACGTCGTTTGAGATTGTCTCGATTGATATTGCCGATATCGACGTGGGAGACAACATTGGTGCTCGACTGATGGCGGACCAAGCGGAAGCCGACATGCGTGTCGCTCAGGCCAAGGCGGAACAGAAACGAGCCGACGCCTTCGCTCGTGAGCAGGAAGAGATCGCTCACATCCAGGAGAACCGGGCTAAGGTCGTATTGGCCGAAGCACAGGTTCCCAAGGCGATTGCCGACGCGTTCCGGCAGAAGAAACTCGGCTTGATTGATTATCTCAATCTGAAGAACATTCAAGCTGACACGATGATGCGTAACTCCATCGCAGGCGAGTCACGTAATACTAGCAGCCGAGAAGATCACCTTGCGTAG
- a CDS encoding NfeD family protein has translation MVNYELVAILLMLIGLVVLIAEILIPSGGIIGIISLACLVGSFWAAWQAWWESSPVIFGIYAFSLLFFIPATVAGAFYILPKTPIGKKMFFDPPNEEDVRPFVSEAEKLQKLVGEVGKSLTMHNSGGMVTLGGKRYHSESEGVLLEPGLPIRVIGLKGNSLLVREISEQELQSAEQEQSEPSELPQPNHSSVAGTNGTSNTLTEPKPQPTSKAKPTPEGAGRASDEPNVDFDIP, from the coding sequence ATGGTGAATTACGAGCTGGTCGCCATTTTGCTGATGCTCATCGGACTGGTCGTTCTGATAGCCGAAATACTGATTCCCTCCGGGGGAATCATCGGGATCATTTCGTTGGCCTGTCTTGTGGGATCGTTCTGGGCTGCGTGGCAGGCCTGGTGGGAATCCAGTCCCGTTATCTTCGGGATCTATGCCTTTTCACTACTGTTTTTCATTCCTGCGACGGTTGCCGGTGCATTTTATATTCTGCCGAAAACCCCCATCGGTAAAAAAATGTTCTTCGATCCGCCCAACGAGGAAGATGTGAGGCCGTTCGTCTCAGAAGCCGAGAAGCTCCAAAAGCTGGTAGGCGAAGTCGGGAAAAGCCTGACGATGCACAACTCGGGAGGAATGGTCACCTTGGGAGGAAAGCGGTATCACTCCGAATCGGAAGGGGTCCTCCTGGAACCGGGGTTACCGATCCGCGTGATCGGATTGAAAGGGAACAGCCTGCTGGTACGGGAAATCAGCGAGCAGGAACTGCAATCGGCCGAGCAGGAACAGTCTGAGCCTTCGGAACTTCCTCAGCCAAACCACTCCTCCGTCGCAGGAACCAATGGAACATCGAATACGCTGACCGAGCCTAAGCCCCAGCCAACTTCTAAAGCCAAACCGACTCCTGAAGGAGCGGGAAGGGCTTCTGACGAACCAAATGTCGATTTTGATATTCCCTGA
- a CDS encoding hybrid sensor histidine kinase/response regulator: protein MEDEIIQEFLAESWENLVRLDTEIVSLEQNPEDPDLIGSIFRTIHTIKGTCGFIGLNRTGELAHATENVLGKMRDKKLPISESSISIVLKGIDGIKELLQSLEATGQESTTDYNPLIKELDALSDSVEDSGAAVPGLNQLPTSSMDMQSESAANSFSNPFDEAMAPAPEPEPATPAPQASVSAAPPVLEAEVAPPAPAPKPAEQTEPVEGVARKSVADLSIRVNVDVLDSLMNLVGELVLTRNQLLQLARTEEESKYSHSISHLNRVTTDLQEGVMKTRMQPIGNAWSKLPRLVRDLCQITGRHIDLEMSGSETELDRTVLDAIKDPLTHMVRNSADHGIELPEVRRDSGKPETGTINLNAYHEGGHVIISIEDDGAGINTDRVLQKAIQNELVTEAEAAKMTQSEILPMIFHPGFSTAEKVSSVSGRGVGMDVVKTAIEQIGGTVDLATNLGKGTTVRIKIPLTLAIISALVVESGGECFAIPQLGVVELVRLEAEDRQKIERIHQHEVFRLRDRLLPLVYLSDTLELDRALTDEDDIYIVVVQVGENQLGLIVSEVFDTEEIVVKPMGSLLKDVAIYQGTTILGDGRVIMILDVAGIASEFNGLQKSPQDHSNAENEFDQSNDTTSLLLFDPGNQTTMAVPLSLVARLEEFPRESIERSGNRLIVQYRGDLLPLQPVSEMDILEKGPDPQPVIVFSEGDCSMGLLVNEIKDILNERLDIRMQSQREGVLGTAIVNNCATDIIDTQYYISSIVPHWYDRATDHKKLDILVVDDSLFFRQLVTTALESNGYRVNTQSSAVNAIEMIEHGERFDFIISDIEMPVMDGFAFAKWVRGRSDMSTIPMIAMTSLSAKSDEQYAEQMGFNRFLKKFNAKQLIDTIEEIVRSRAISESGARAS, encoded by the coding sequence GTGGAAGATGAAATCATACAAGAGTTTCTGGCGGAGAGCTGGGAGAACCTGGTTCGACTCGATACGGAGATTGTTTCTCTCGAGCAGAATCCAGAGGACCCCGACTTGATTGGCTCCATTTTCCGAACGATCCATACGATCAAAGGAACGTGCGGTTTTATTGGTTTGAATCGTACCGGCGAGTTGGCCCATGCGACCGAAAATGTCCTGGGCAAAATGCGGGATAAGAAACTTCCGATCTCGGAATCTTCGATCTCGATCGTGCTCAAAGGGATTGATGGCATCAAAGAACTGCTGCAGTCTCTGGAAGCCACAGGACAAGAGTCGACAACCGACTACAATCCGCTGATCAAAGAACTGGACGCACTCTCCGACTCGGTGGAAGATTCCGGAGCTGCCGTTCCCGGATTGAATCAACTTCCGACATCGAGCATGGACATGCAATCGGAGTCGGCCGCCAATTCATTTTCTAATCCGTTTGATGAAGCGATGGCCCCAGCGCCCGAACCGGAACCGGCCACTCCCGCTCCCCAAGCGTCCGTTTCAGCAGCACCTCCTGTTTTAGAAGCCGAAGTTGCTCCACCTGCTCCCGCCCCCAAACCTGCTGAACAAACTGAGCCGGTGGAAGGAGTCGCCCGTAAGTCTGTCGCCGATCTCTCGATCCGGGTTAACGTTGACGTTCTCGATAGCTTGATGAACCTTGTGGGAGAACTCGTACTAACTCGAAACCAGTTGCTGCAACTGGCCCGGACAGAAGAAGAGTCTAAGTACTCTCACTCCATCTCTCACCTGAACCGAGTCACCACCGACCTGCAGGAAGGAGTAATGAAAACCCGAATGCAACCGATCGGGAACGCGTGGAGTAAACTTCCCCGCCTGGTACGCGACCTCTGTCAGATTACAGGTCGTCATATTGACCTGGAGATGTCCGGATCAGAAACCGAACTCGACCGAACGGTTCTGGATGCCATCAAAGATCCTCTTACTCATATGGTCCGAAATTCGGCCGACCATGGTATCGAATTGCCTGAAGTTCGACGCGATTCCGGCAAGCCGGAAACAGGAACGATTAATCTGAATGCCTACCATGAAGGAGGCCACGTCATTATCAGCATCGAAGACGATGGTGCTGGTATCAATACAGATCGGGTTCTGCAGAAAGCAATTCAAAACGAACTGGTCACCGAAGCCGAAGCGGCCAAGATGACCCAGAGCGAAATTCTACCGATGATCTTTCACCCCGGATTTTCGACGGCGGAAAAAGTTAGTTCCGTGTCTGGTCGAGGTGTGGGTATGGACGTGGTCAAAACCGCCATCGAACAGATTGGTGGAACTGTCGATCTAGCCACAAATCTCGGCAAAGGAACAACTGTCCGGATCAAGATCCCACTGACGCTCGCCATCATTTCGGCACTCGTGGTCGAAAGTGGCGGCGAATGCTTCGCCATTCCCCAGCTAGGAGTAGTGGAACTGGTCCGTCTGGAAGCTGAAGACCGTCAGAAAATTGAACGCATCCACCAACATGAAGTTTTCCGCCTGCGAGATCGTCTACTACCCCTGGTCTATCTAAGCGACACGCTGGAATTGGACCGAGCTCTTACTGACGAAGACGACATTTACATTGTGGTCGTGCAAGTAGGAGAGAACCAGCTGGGACTGATTGTTTCCGAGGTGTTCGATACCGAAGAGATTGTCGTTAAACCGATGGGCAGCCTGCTGAAAGACGTCGCCATTTATCAAGGAACGACGATTCTCGGTGACGGCCGTGTCATCATGATTCTGGACGTGGCAGGCATCGCATCCGAATTCAACGGCCTTCAGAAATCTCCGCAGGACCATTCCAACGCAGAAAACGAATTCGACCAGTCGAACGATACGACCAGTCTTCTACTATTCGATCCTGGAAATCAAACGACGATGGCTGTCCCGCTTTCGCTCGTCGCGCGTCTGGAAGAATTCCCGCGTGAGAGTATCGAACGAAGCGGAAACCGCCTCATCGTTCAATACCGGGGTGACTTACTACCGCTGCAGCCCGTTAGTGAAATGGACATACTTGAAAAAGGTCCCGATCCGCAACCCGTTATCGTTTTCTCCGAAGGAGATTGTTCGATGGGTCTGCTGGTCAATGAAATCAAGGATATCCTGAACGAGCGTCTCGACATTCGTATGCAGTCGCAGCGAGAAGGTGTGCTGGGTACGGCGATTGTCAACAATTGTGCCACCGACATCATCGATACCCAATATTACATTTCCTCGATTGTCCCCCACTGGTACGACCGAGCCACTGACCATAAGAAGCTGGATATTCTCGTCGTGGACGACTCTCTTTTCTTCCGCCAGTTGGTCACCACCGCGCTGGAGTCCAACGGATATCGGGTCAACACACAAAGTAGCGCCGTAAACGCGATAGAAATGATCGAACATGGCGAGCGGTTCGACTTCATCATTTCGGACATCGAGATGCCTGTGATGGATGGCTTTGCGTTTGCGAAATGGGTTCGCGGTCGATCCGACATGTCGACCATCCCAATGATCGCCATGACTTCTCTCTCGGCAAAATCAGACGAGCAATATGCCGAGCAAATGGGCTTCAACCGCTTTCTGAAAAAGTTCAACGCTAAACAACTCATAGACACTATCGAAGAGATTGTCCGCTCCCGCGCAATCTCCGAATCAGGAGCCCGCGCATCATGA